The proteins below come from a single Rosa rugosa chromosome 2, drRosRugo1.1, whole genome shotgun sequence genomic window:
- the LOC133733423 gene encoding putative 4-hydroxy-4-methyl-2-oxoglutarate aldolase 3 isoform X1: protein MALSSLRLHRTPSSLSTLHTVLPILYSSPPTPISSTQSWTFIQSRPFGFLYGRKGGVTSSGSLSWIFGKTQSLGLRRWTNMAFLATAEVCDTNTALLGSGDLRVLPPIFQMYGQSRAFSGPISTVKVFEDNVLVRELLETRGEGRVLVIDGGGSMRCALVGGNLGQLAQNMGWAGIVINGCIRDVDEINGCDIGVRALASHPMKSNKRGHGDKHVPINIAGTLIREGEWLYADSDGILISTSELSI from the exons ATGGCACTGAGCTCTCTCCGCCTTCACCGAACACCAAGCAGCCTCTCCACCCTCCATACTGTTCTTCCTATCCTCTACTCCAGTCCCCCAACACCTATATCGTCTACTCAGTCCTGGACCTTTATCCAATCTCGGCCTTTTGGCTTTTTGTATGGCAGAAAGGGTGGGGTTACAAGCAGCGGCTCCTTGTCATGGATTTTCGGAAAGACCCAAAGCCTTGGCCTGAGGAGATG GACAAATATGGCTTTCTTAGCAACTGCTGAAGTTTGTGATACAAATACAGCTCTTTTGGGAAGTGGAGACCTGCGTGTCCTGCCACCAATATTTCAGATGTATGGACAAAGTCGAGCATTCTCAGGCCCCATTTCCACTGTTAAGGTTTTTGAGGACAACGTTTTAGTTAGAGAGCTTCTCGAAACCAGAGGCGAGGGAAGAGTTTTAGTTATTGATGGGGGAGGAAGCATGAGATGTGCTTTAGTTGGAGGGAATTTGGGACAGTTGGCTCAAAACATGGGATGGGCAGGGATTGTGATAAATGGCTGCATTAGAGATGTAGATGAGATCAATGGATGTGATATTGGGGTGAGAGCTTTGGCATCTCATCCCATGAAGTCCAACAAAAGAGGCCATGGCGATAAACATGTTCCGATCAACATTGCAGGAACCTTGATCCGCGAAGGGGAATGGTTGTATGCTGATAGTGATGGCATCCTTATCTCAACATCTGAATTGTCTATTTGA
- the LOC133732312 gene encoding serine/threonine-protein kinase BRI1-like 1: MKRIEQTMMMRTLYFLLLLIFQFHQFPYVASATTYLFPPQQQEQRQSNDDDTVKKLLLAFKHSSVQSDPHGFLTDWKSNSSIPFCSWRGLTCSPEGHVTTLNLSNAGLAGSFHLPNLTALPTLQHLYLQNNSFSAADLSSNNSLCRLETVDLSFNTISNPLPDQSFLQGCNHLAFVNPSRNLIPGGSLHFSPSLLQLDLSGNDISHLSLLTCQNLNLLNVSHNKLQENLGLSLLSCKNLSTVDLSYNYISGEIPTSFLANVSASLKYLDLSSNSFSGEFASLDFGQCSSLTLLKLSHNNLYGDEFPSSLAHCQALETLNLTSNMLQDKIPGALLGNLKKLRQLFLGRNQFSGEIPAELGKACGTLEELDISDNILTGELPSSFVSCSSLVSLNLGRNQLSGNFLSTVVSKLPSLTYLYVPFNNITGPVPPSITNGTRLQVLDLSANLFTGNVPSVFCFSNAPSALEKILLANNFLSGTVPSELGNCKSLKAIDLSFNSLSGAIPLEVWTLPNLSDLVMWANNLTGEIPEGICINGGNLETLILNNNLITGAIPQSIGRCTNMIWVSLSSNRLTGAIPSGIGNLLKLAILQLGNINNSLSGQIPAELGKCQSLIWLDLSRNDLNGSIPSELASQAGFVLPGIVSEKQFAYIRNEGGTACTGAGGLVEFEGVRLERLESLPMVHSCPSTRIYTGLTVYTFTSNGSMIFLDISYNSLSGTIPRILGKMSYLQVLNLGHNMLGGNIPDSFRGLKAIGVLDLSHNNLQGILPGSFETLSFDSFLSDLDVSNNNLTGTIPSGGQLTTFPASRYENNSGLCGIPLPACGYQRPPAESEVVPEEEKTIVSGMVIGSASFTFFFLVTVYLSLMSPYLDLPFRILL; this comes from the coding sequence ATGAAGAGAATAGAGCAGACCATGATGATGAGAACCTTGTACTTCCTGCTTCTCCTTATCTTTCAATTTCACCAGTTCCCGTATGTGGCATCAGCAACCACATATCTCTTTCCACCTCAACAACAAGAACAACGACAAAGCAATGATGATGATACAGTGAAGAAGTTGTTGTTGGCCTTCAAGCACTCTTCTGTTCAATCTGATCCACATGGTTTCTTAACCGACTGGAAATCTAATTCTTCCATTCCTTTCTGCTCATGGAGAGGCCTCACCTGTTCTCCGGAAGGACATGTCACTACCCTAAATCTCTCCAACGCCGGCCTAGCTGGCAGTTTTCACCTTCCAAATCTTACAGCCTTGCCCACACTCCAACATCTTTATCTTCAAAATAATTCTTTCTCGGCTGCTGATCTCTCCTCCAATAATTCCCTATGTAGACTTGAAACTGTTGACTTGTCCTTCAATACCATCTCAAACCCTCTTCCGGACCAATCTTTTCTACAGGGTTGCAATCACCTTGCTTTTGTCAACCCATCTCGCAACTTAATCCCCGGAGGCAGTCTCCATTTTAGTCCTTCTCTGCTTCAACTTGACCTCTCTGGAAACGACATTTCTCATTTATCTTTGTTAACTTGTCAAAACCTGAATCTTCTCAATGTTTCTCATAACAAGCTCCAGGAAAATCTTGGTCTTTCTCTGTTGTCTTGCAAAAATCTATCTACCGTCGACCTTTCGTATAATTATATATCGGGGGAAATACCAACCAGCTTTCTGGCTAATGTTTCGGCATCTCTCAAGTATTTGGATCTCTCAAGCAACAGTTTCTCTGGAGAGTTTGCAAGCCTTGATTTCGGGCAGTGTAGCAGCCTCACGTTGCTGAAGCTATCACACAATAATCTCTATGGGGATGAGTTTCCTTCAAGCCTTGCTCACTGTCAAGCTTTGGAGACACTGAACCTGACTAGTAATATGTTGCAGGACAAAATTCCGGGTGCTTTGTTGGGAAATCTCAAGAAGTTGAGGCAACTCTTTCTGGGTCGCAATCAGTTTTCGGGTGAAATTCCAGCCGAATTAGGAAAGGCTTGTGGGACACTTGAGGAGCTTGATATTTCTGATAACATTCTTACTGGTGAATTGCCTTCAAGTTTTGTGTCGTGCTCTTCTTTGGTTAGTCTCAATCTTGGTCGCAATCAGCTCTCAGGAAATTTCCTCAGTACTGTTGTGAGTAAGCTTCCGAGTTTGACATATCTCTATGTACCCTTCAACAACATCACTGGTCCTGTGCCACCATCTATTACCAATGGTACTCGGCTTCAAGTGCTCGATCTCAGCGCTAATCTCTTCACAGGGAATGTTCCTTCAGTGTTTTGCTTCTCCAATGCTCCCTCAGCTTTGGAAAAGATACTTCTAGCCAACAATTTTCTCTCCGGGACTGTGCCATCGGAACTTGGAAACTGCAAGAGCCTGAAGGCTATTGATCTGAGTTTCAACAGTTTGAGTGGTGCAATTCCTTTAGAAGTTTGGACCTTGCCAAATCTTTCCGACTTGGTTATGTGGGCAAACAATCTCACTGGTGAAATCCCGGAAGGCATTTGCATCAATGGAGGAAACCTAGAAACCCTGATTCTCAATAATAATCTCATTACTGGAGCCATTCCACAGTCCATTGGCAGATGCACCAATATGATTTGGGTGTCACTATCTAGCAACCGGCTTACAGGAGCAATCCCTTCAGGTATTGGAAATCTCCTTAAGCTTGCTATACTTCAGTTGGGTAATATTAATAATTCACTGTCTGGTCAGATTCCAGCTGAGCTTGGCAAGTGTCAGAGCCTCATTTGGCTTGACTTAAGCCGCAATGATCTAAATGGTTCCATCCCATCGGAGCTCGCCAGTCAAGCTGGCTTTGTTCTTCCTGGAATTGTTTCGGAGAAGCAGTTTGCATATATTAGAAATGAGGGTGGTACAGCTTGCACGGGTGCAGGAGGCCTAGTTGAGTTTGAGGGAGTTCGACTTGAGAGACTCGAAAGTTTACCTATGGTTCATTCTTGCCCATCAACTAGAATTTACACAGGGTTGACAGTTTACACATTCACCAGCAATGGAAGCATGATCTTCCTTGACATTTCTTACAATTCCTTGTCTGGGACTATTCCCAGAATCTTAGGTAAAATGTCCTATTTGCAAGTCTTGAATTTAGGACACAACATGCTAGGTGGAAATATTCCGGACAGCTTTAGAGGATTGAAAGCTATTGGAGTTCTGGATCTCTCTCACAATAACCTTCAGGGAATTTTGCCAGGGTCTTTTGAGACTCTCTCATTTGACTCATTTCTGAGTGACCTCGATGTGTCTAACAACAACCTCACCGGTACAATCCCTTCCGGAGGTCAGCTCACCACTTTCCCAGCATCAAGATATGAGAACAACTCCGGCCTTTGTGGCATTCCCTTGCCGGCCTGTGGATATCAAAGACCTCCAGCAGAATCTGAAGTTGTTCCTGAAGAAGAGAAGACTATAGTTTCAGGAATGGTCATTGGTTCTGCttctttcacttttttctttttggtgacTGTGTATCTCTCTTTGATGTCACCCTATCTCGACCTCCCATTCCGGATTCTCCTCTAG
- the LOC133733423 gene encoding putative 4-hydroxy-4-methyl-2-oxoglutarate aldolase 3 isoform X2 yields MAFLATAEVCDTNTALLGSGDLRVLPPIFQMYGQSRAFSGPISTVKVFEDNVLVRELLETRGEGRVLVIDGGGSMRCALVGGNLGQLAQNMGWAGIVINGCIRDVDEINGCDIGVRALASHPMKSNKRGHGDKHVPINIAGTLIREGEWLYADSDGILISTSELSI; encoded by the coding sequence ATGGCTTTCTTAGCAACTGCTGAAGTTTGTGATACAAATACAGCTCTTTTGGGAAGTGGAGACCTGCGTGTCCTGCCACCAATATTTCAGATGTATGGACAAAGTCGAGCATTCTCAGGCCCCATTTCCACTGTTAAGGTTTTTGAGGACAACGTTTTAGTTAGAGAGCTTCTCGAAACCAGAGGCGAGGGAAGAGTTTTAGTTATTGATGGGGGAGGAAGCATGAGATGTGCTTTAGTTGGAGGGAATTTGGGACAGTTGGCTCAAAACATGGGATGGGCAGGGATTGTGATAAATGGCTGCATTAGAGATGTAGATGAGATCAATGGATGTGATATTGGGGTGAGAGCTTTGGCATCTCATCCCATGAAGTCCAACAAAAGAGGCCATGGCGATAAACATGTTCCGATCAACATTGCAGGAACCTTGATCCGCGAAGGGGAATGGTTGTATGCTGATAGTGATGGCATCCTTATCTCAACATCTGAATTGTCTATTTGA
- the LOC133730256 gene encoding receptor-like protein kinase BRI1-like 3: MMGLFCFLVLLLFHSLNFTSAASNEDVVKKLLLQFKQSSVQSDPHGFLSDWKSDSSTALCSWKGLTCSEGHVITLDLSYSGLIGSLHLPTLTALPSLQNLYLQGNSFSASDLSVSNITTCSLVTVDLSSNNITSPLPVRSFLDGCEHLALVNLSGNSIPGGSFSFGASLLQLDISRNLISDSSLLTCQNLNLLNVSGNKLTGKLSGSILSCKNLTTLDLSYNALSGEIPNTFLESGSASLKYLDLSSNNFTGKFASLDFVQCSSLTLLKLSHNNLYGDEFPSSLAHCQALETLNLTSNMLQDKIPGALLGNLKKLRQLFLGRNQFSGEIPAELGKACGTLEELDISDNILTGELPSSFVSCSSLVSLNLGRNQLSGNFLSTVVSKLPSLTYLYVPFNNITGPVPPSITNGTRLQVLDLSANLFTGNVPSVFCFSNAPSALEKILLANNFLSGTVPSELGNCKSLKAIDLSFNSLSGAIPLEVWTLPNLSDLVMWANNLTGEIPEGICINGGNLETLILNNNLITGAIPQSIGRCTNMIWVSLSSNRLTGAIPSGIGNLLKLAILQLGNNSLSGQIPAELGKCQSLIWLDLNSNDLYGSIPSELANQAGLVNPGIVSGKQFAFVRNEGGTACRGAGGLVEFVGVRPQRLESLPMIHSCPSTRIYTGMTVYTFTSNGSMIFLDISYNSLSGTIPENLGTLSYLQVFNLGHNMLSGNIPESFGGLKAVGVLDLSHNNLQGY; encoded by the coding sequence ATGATGGGTTTGTTCTGTTTTTTGGTTCTGCTTCTCTTTCACTCTCTAAATTTCACTTCAGCTGCTTCTAATGAGGATGTGGTGAAGAAGCTTTTGTTGCAGTTCAAGCAATCCTCTGTTCAATCTGACCCTCATGGTTTCTTATCTGACTGGAAATCTGATTCTTCAACTGCCCTTTGTTCATGGAAAGGCCTGACTTGCTCTGAAGGCCACGTCATCACCCTCGACCTCTCCTATTCTGGTCTCATTGGAAGTCTTCACCTTCCAACTCTCACAGCCTTGCCAAGTCTTCAAAATCTGTACTTGCAAGGCAATTCATTCTCTGCTTCTGATCTTTCAGTTTCCAACATTACCACATGTAGCCTTGTAACAGTTGACTTGTCCTCCAACAACATCACAAGCCCTCTTCCGGTTCGGTCTTTTCTCGACGGTTGTGAGCATCTGGCTTTGGTCAACCTCTCTGGCAATTCAATCCCAGGAGGGAGTTTCAGCTTTGGTGCTTCCTTGCTTCAGCTTGACATCTCTAGAAACCTGATTTCGGATTCATCCTTGTTGACTTGCCAGAATCTGAATCTGCTCAATGTTTCCGGTAACAAGCTGACCGGAAAACTGAGTGGTTCTATCTTGTCTTGCAAGAATCTGACAACACTTGACCTTTCATACAATGCTTTATCTGGGGAGATACCCAACACTTTCCTGGAAAGCGGCTCTGCATCTCTCAAGTATTTGGATCTCTCAAGCAACAATTTCACTGGAAAGTTTGCAAGCCTTGATTTCGTGCAGTGTAGCAGCCTCACGTTGCTGAAGCTATCACACAATAATCTCTATGGGGATGAGTTTCCTTCAAGCCTTGCTCACTGTCAAGCTTTGGAGACACTGAACCTGACTAGTAATATGTTGCAGGACAAAATTCCGGGTGCTTTGTTGGGAAATCTCAAGAAGTTGAGGCAACTCTTTCTGGGTCGCAATCAGTTTTCGGGTGAAATTCCAGCCGAATTAGGAAAGGCTTGTGGGACACTTGAGGAGCTTGATATTTCTGATAACATTCTTACTGGTGAATTGCCTTCAAGTTTTGTGTCGTGCTCTTCTTTGGTTAGTCTCAATCTTGGTCGCAATCAGCTCTCAGGAAATTTCCTCAGTACTGTTGTGAGTAAGCTTCCGAGTTTGACATATCTCTATGTACCCTTCAACAACATCACTGGTCCTGTGCCACCATCTATTACCAATGGTACTCGGCTTCAAGTGCTCGATCTCAGCGCTAATCTCTTCACAGGGAATGTTCCTTCAGTGTTTTGCTTCTCCAATGCTCCCTCAGCTTTGGAAAAGATACTTCTAGCCAACAATTTTCTCTCCGGGACTGTGCCATCGGAACTTGGAAACTGCAAGAGCCTGAAGGCTATTGATCTGAGTTTCAACAGTTTGAGTGGTGCAATTCCTTTAGAAGTTTGGACCTTGCCAAATCTTTCCGACTTGGTTATGTGGGCAAACAATCTCACTGGTGAAATCCCGGAAGGCATTTGCATCAATGGAGGAAACCTAGAAACCCTGATTCTCAATAATAATCTCATTACTGGAGCCATTCCACAGTCCATTGGCAGATGCACCAATATGATTTGGGTGTCACTATCTAGCAACCGGCTTACAGGAGCAATCCCTTCAGGTATTGGAAATCTTCTTAAGCTTGCTATACTCCAGTTGGGTAATAATTCATTGTCTGGTCAGATTCCAGCTGAGCTTGGCAAGTGTCAAAGCCTCATTTGGCTTGACCTGAACAGCAATGACCTATATGGTTCTATCCCATCAGAGCTTGCTAACCAGGCCGGCCTAGTCAATCCTGGAATAGTTTCTGGGAAGCAGTTTGCATTTGTTAGAAATGAGGGTGGTACAGCTTGCAGGGGTGCAGGAGGACTAGTTGAGTTTGTGGGAGTCCGACCTCAGAGACTCGAAAGTTTACCTATGATTCATTCTTGCCCATCAACTAGAATTTACACAGGAATGACAGTTTACACATTCACCAGCAATGGAAGCATGATCTTCCTTGACATTTCCTACAATTCCTTGTCCGGGACTATTCCTGAAAACTTAGGTACACTGTCATATTTGCAAGTCTTCAATCTAGGACACAATATGTTAAGTGGAAATATTCCAGAAAGCTTTGGCGGATTAAAAGCAGTTGGAGTCCTGGATCTCTCTCACAATAATCTTCAAGGTTATTGA